A single genomic interval of Agarivorans aestuarii harbors:
- the pdxJ gene encoding pyridoxine 5'-phosphate synthase — protein sequence MSEILLGVNVDHIATLRQARGTTYPDPVLAAGIAEMAGADGITIHLREDRRHIVDRDVAIMSETVQTRLNLEMAVTDEMVAIACEHKPHFVCLVPEKREELTTEGGLDVVGNLEKISEAVTKLSQAGILVSLFIDADDEQIDASIASGAPFIELHTGHYADAADEAEQQAELKKIAAAASYAADKGLKVNAGHGLHYHNVLPIAAMPEIIELNIGHAIIARAVMVGMDAAVREMKALMVQARKSEA from the coding sequence GTGAGTGAAATTTTATTAGGCGTAAATGTTGATCATATCGCCACTCTTCGCCAAGCGCGCGGCACAACTTACCCAGATCCAGTTTTGGCAGCGGGCATTGCTGAGATGGCAGGCGCTGATGGTATTACCATTCATTTAAGGGAAGACCGCCGCCATATTGTTGATCGTGATGTTGCTATCATGAGTGAAACCGTGCAAACCCGCTTAAACTTAGAAATGGCGGTTACCGACGAAATGGTAGCTATTGCTTGTGAGCACAAACCACATTTTGTGTGCTTGGTGCCAGAGAAGCGTGAAGAACTAACTACCGAAGGTGGACTAGACGTAGTTGGTAATCTTGAAAAGATTAGCGAAGCGGTAACCAAGCTTAGCCAAGCTGGCATTTTAGTTTCGCTGTTTATTGATGCAGATGATGAGCAAATAGATGCTTCTATCGCTTCAGGAGCGCCATTTATTGAGTTACATACTGGCCATTACGCCGATGCAGCAGATGAAGCTGAGCAGCAAGCAGAGCTGAAAAAAATTGCCGCCGCAGCCAGCTATGCCGCCGATAAAGGTTTAAAAGTGAATGCTGGTCATGGCTTGCACTACCACAACGTATTACCTATTGCTGCCATGCCAGAGATTATTGAACTTAACATTGGTCATGCGATTATTGCTCGTGCAGTAATGGTTGGTATGGATGCAGCAGTACGTGAAATGAAAGCTTTAATGGTTCAAGCCCGTAAAAGTGAAGCGTAA
- the acpS gene encoding holo-ACP synthase — MAIVGLGTDIVQVERIANSKQMHALAKRVLTQVELTRFEQHAAPARFLAKRFAAKEAAAKALGTGIAKGVGFQQIEVSNNHFGKPELVFNGAALALCEQLGVSSQFISISDERDYAVATVVLER; from the coding sequence GTGGCAATAGTAGGCTTAGGTACCGACATCGTTCAAGTTGAGCGAATAGCCAATAGCAAGCAAATGCATGCTTTGGCTAAGCGAGTATTAACCCAAGTCGAACTTACTCGTTTTGAGCAACACGCTGCTCCCGCTCGTTTTTTGGCTAAGCGATTTGCTGCCAAAGAGGCAGCCGCAAAAGCGCTGGGAACCGGGATTGCTAAAGGAGTTGGTTTTCAGCAAATAGAAGTATCTAATAACCATTTTGGTAAACCTGAGCTGGTATTTAACGGCGCTGCACTGGCCTTGTGTGAGCAACTTGGGGTAAGTAGCCAGTTTATTAGTATAAGTGATGAGCGTGATTACGCGGTGGCTACCGTGGTATTAGAGCGCTAA
- the mazG gene encoding nucleoside triphosphate pyrophosphohydrolase, producing MSQRPYSIETLLSIMTQLRDPETGCPWDQKQDWQSIIPYTIEETYELADAINQALEQADFSEVKLELGDVLFQVVFYAQFAKEQGDFDFADVVDGICEKLIRRHPHVFTEQAFNNEAAIKANWEAEKAKERASKAQSCNLSVLDDVPLALPALSRAQKLQKRCASVGFDWPDVAPVIDKVEEELVEVKQAIAENNQQDIAEEIGDLLFSCVNLARACDFDAEDLLRSANQKFTRRFQGVEALARDSGKTLENMDLTEMDALWDKVKESYKD from the coding sequence ATGTCACAACGCCCTTATAGCATAGAGACGCTGTTAAGCATTATGACGCAGCTGCGCGACCCAGAAACGGGTTGCCCTTGGGACCAAAAACAAGATTGGCAAAGTATTATTCCTTATACCATTGAGGAAACCTACGAGCTGGCAGATGCAATTAACCAAGCTTTAGAGCAAGCAGACTTTTCAGAAGTGAAGCTTGAACTGGGTGATGTATTGTTTCAAGTGGTGTTTTACGCGCAGTTTGCTAAAGAGCAGGGCGATTTTGATTTTGCTGATGTGGTGGATGGCATTTGCGAAAAGCTTATTCGCCGTCATCCTCATGTTTTCACTGAGCAAGCGTTTAACAATGAAGCAGCCATTAAGGCAAATTGGGAAGCAGAAAAAGCTAAAGAGCGCGCCAGTAAAGCGCAATCCTGCAACTTAAGTGTATTAGATGATGTTCCTTTGGCGCTTCCGGCATTAAGTCGTGCTCAAAAGTTACAAAAGCGTTGTGCCAGCGTGGGTTTTGATTGGCCAGATGTGGCACCTGTTATCGATAAAGTAGAAGAAGAGTTAGTTGAAGTGAAACAGGCCATCGCTGAGAACAATCAGCAAGATATTGCCGAAGAAATCGGTGATTTGTTGTTTTCTTGCGTAAATTTAGCCCGGGCTTGTGATTTTGACGCTGAGGATTTACTCCGCTCTGCTAACCAAAAATTCACCCGTAGATTCCAGGGTGTCGAAGCATTGGCAAGGGATTCAGGAAAAACATTAGAAAATATGGACCTAACAGAGATGGATGCGCTGTGGGATAAAGTGAAAGAAAGTTACAAAGATTGA
- the rlmD gene encoding 23S rRNA (uracil(1939)-C(5))-methyltransferase RlmD — MAQFFKAKAKSSSIKAIRDAQVLALDHHLNGVVKHQGKTYFVDGVLPGERVDVLPSAKSGPAKLLKRLNDAPQRIEPACQFYQECGGCSAQYLSAQAQRDYKLKAVAELISRQSGYHDLPEFEILSGDDWHYRRATRLSTWFDKQRGWLLGFRKKSSKDIVAISECIVLKPQLSALLVPLQQLIKTWPKSINLGHIELIDCQPQIVCRVRVRNQPSDKIAAQLRSFAQQHLIALVIATDEQSSYLMGEQAYYDLAEQDLRLAFTPGDFIQVNEAMNQALVSKALEWLQPCAEDQILDLYAGIGNFSLALAQKTQQVIAVEGVTAMTKQVLANAEANGLSNVSAFCGDLEQAETAMAWQKTKINKVLLDPARAGAKLAISQVAKLSPSTVVYVSCNPATLARDAKVLKHAGYRLSQLALIDMFAHTEHAETMALFER; from the coding sequence ATGGCCCAATTTTTTAAAGCAAAAGCAAAATCATCCTCGATAAAGGCAATTAGAGACGCTCAGGTTCTAGCGCTTGATCACCATTTAAACGGAGTGGTAAAACACCAAGGCAAAACCTATTTTGTTGACGGGGTGTTGCCTGGAGAGCGAGTTGATGTATTGCCTAGTGCTAAATCGGGCCCAGCTAAGTTACTTAAACGTTTAAATGATGCGCCCCAGCGTATCGAGCCTGCTTGTCAGTTCTACCAAGAGTGTGGTGGGTGTAGTGCCCAGTATTTGTCGGCGCAGGCTCAGCGAGATTACAAACTAAAAGCGGTAGCTGAGCTCATCAGCCGCCAGTCTGGTTATCATGACTTGCCCGAGTTTGAAATATTAAGTGGAGATGATTGGCATTACCGACGCGCTACACGTTTGAGCACTTGGTTTGATAAGCAGCGTGGTTGGCTGCTTGGTTTTCGTAAAAAGTCCAGTAAAGACATTGTGGCTATATCAGAATGCATTGTGCTTAAGCCTCAGCTGTCGGCTCTACTGGTGCCTCTTCAACAATTAATAAAAACATGGCCAAAGTCTATCAATTTAGGTCATATCGAGCTTATTGACTGCCAGCCGCAAATTGTTTGCCGGGTTCGTGTTCGTAACCAGCCTTCTGATAAAATTGCAGCGCAATTACGCAGCTTTGCTCAGCAACATTTAATAGCACTAGTCATCGCTACCGATGAGCAATCGAGCTATTTGATGGGGGAGCAGGCTTACTACGATTTGGCTGAACAGGATTTGCGCTTAGCCTTCACGCCCGGTGATTTCATTCAAGTGAATGAAGCCATGAATCAAGCTCTGGTTTCTAAAGCTTTAGAGTGGTTACAGCCTTGTGCAGAGGACCAAATACTGGATTTGTACGCCGGCATTGGTAATTTTAGCTTGGCTCTGGCGCAAAAAACGCAGCAAGTGATTGCGGTTGAAGGGGTTACAGCAATGACTAAGCAAGTGCTAGCTAATGCTGAGGCAAATGGTTTAAGCAACGTTAGTGCATTTTGCGGTGATTTAGAGCAGGCAGAAACCGCTATGGCTTGGCAAAAAACTAAAATTAACAAAGTATTGCTCGACCCAGCCCGAGCAGGGGCAAAACTTGCCATTTCGCAGGTTGCCAAGCTTAGTCCAAGCACCGTAGTATATGTCTCATGTAATCCTGCTACCTTAGCGAGAGATGCCAAGGTGCTTAAACATGCGGGTTATCGTTTAAGTCAACTGGCCTTAATTGACATGTTTGCACATACTGAACATGCAGAAACCATGGCCTTATTTGAACGTTAA
- the relA gene encoding GTP diphosphokinase → MVSVRETHLNEQLLFDENQWVASLDIAVEDQQHLFAASNYFRALEADKDQVHRCLTKGKEMVEILVTLNMDLPTLEAALLFPFVDAGLLAEEKLSPQFSDEVIKLRHDAAQMDAMKALRTGQNKSLSSGQIDNVRRMLLAMVGDVRAIVIKLAERICFLREVKNEEEEVRVLAAKESQDIYAPLANRLGIGQLKWELEDFTFRYLHPVTYKQIAKQLDEKRLARTQYIDDFVAKLQQDISGANIQAEVYGRPKHIYSIWRKMQKKDLSFDKLFDVRAIRIVAEKLQDCYAILGIVHTSWHHIPSEFDDYVANPKPNGYQSIHTVVIGPEGKSIEVQIRTKQMHEESELGVAAHWKYKEGGSGGRNDFEDKIAWLRKLLAWQDDIAENGAMLEELRSQVFDDRVYVFTPSGEVIDLPAGSTPLDFAYYVHSQVGHRCIGAKIGGRIVPFTYQLHTGEQVEIITQKEASPSRDWLNPNLGYVRSSRARNKIATWFKKQDKDKNQVVGKELLEAELHKHGFKLSDAELCVKRFNVKNLEDLLAAVGAGDVKLSQLIHHLQATLNKPTAEEEDRQALETIAKKAEHHGQKKKRAKDSIVVDGVGNLMTHIAKCCQPIPGDSIKGFITQGRGISIHSHDCEQLAELVSRTPERVIDAVWGDNTASSYSLTIRIIANDRSGLLRDVTTVLANDKVNVMGMQSHSDVKSQTATIDMEIEIYNLETLSRVLAKINQLNHIIEARRLR, encoded by the coding sequence ATGGTTTCGGTACGAGAAACACATCTAAATGAACAACTGTTATTTGATGAGAATCAATGGGTTGCTAGCCTTGATATTGCGGTAGAAGATCAACAGCATCTATTTGCCGCCAGCAACTACTTTCGTGCTTTAGAAGCAGATAAAGACCAAGTCCATCGTTGTTTAACCAAGGGTAAGGAGATGGTGGAAATCTTAGTTACCCTTAACATGGATTTGCCTACCCTAGAAGCTGCGCTGTTATTTCCTTTTGTTGATGCTGGTTTGCTCGCAGAAGAAAAGCTAAGCCCTCAGTTTAGCGATGAAGTTATAAAATTGCGTCACGATGCGGCGCAAATGGACGCAATGAAGGCGCTAAGAACCGGTCAAAACAAAAGCCTGTCTTCAGGCCAAATAGATAATGTGCGGCGGATGCTGCTGGCCATGGTGGGTGATGTTCGCGCTATTGTGATTAAGCTGGCTGAGCGTATTTGTTTTTTACGAGAAGTAAAAAATGAAGAAGAAGAAGTTCGGGTTTTAGCCGCTAAAGAAAGCCAAGATATTTATGCTCCGCTAGCGAACCGTTTGGGGATAGGCCAATTAAAGTGGGAGCTCGAAGACTTTACCTTTCGCTATTTGCATCCCGTTACTTACAAGCAAATTGCTAAGCAGCTAGATGAAAAACGCCTTGCTAGAACGCAATATATCGACGACTTTGTCGCCAAATTACAACAAGATATCTCCGGTGCGAATATTCAAGCTGAGGTTTATGGGCGACCAAAACACATTTATAGCATTTGGCGAAAAATGCAGAAAAAGGACTTATCTTTCGATAAGTTGTTTGACGTGCGTGCAATTAGGATTGTTGCTGAAAAACTGCAAGATTGTTATGCCATTTTAGGCATTGTGCATACCTCTTGGCACCACATCCCCAGTGAGTTTGATGACTATGTGGCTAACCCTAAACCCAATGGCTACCAATCTATTCATACCGTAGTGATTGGGCCAGAAGGTAAGTCGATAGAAGTACAAATTAGAACCAAGCAAATGCATGAAGAGTCTGAGCTTGGGGTGGCCGCACACTGGAAGTATAAAGAGGGTGGCAGCGGTGGCCGAAATGATTTTGAAGATAAAATTGCTTGGCTGCGTAAGCTGTTAGCTTGGCAAGATGATATTGCCGAAAATGGTGCAATGCTTGAGGAGCTGCGTTCTCAAGTATTTGACGACCGGGTATATGTATTTACCCCAAGCGGTGAAGTGATAGATTTACCCGCCGGCTCCACGCCTTTAGACTTTGCTTACTACGTGCATAGCCAAGTAGGGCATCGCTGTATTGGTGCCAAAATTGGCGGCAGAATTGTGCCTTTCACCTACCAGCTACATACCGGTGAGCAAGTCGAGATTATTACTCAAAAAGAAGCTAGCCCCAGCCGCGATTGGCTCAATCCTAACTTGGGATATGTTAGGTCTTCACGTGCACGCAATAAAATTGCTACGTGGTTTAAAAAACAAGACAAAGACAAGAACCAAGTTGTTGGTAAAGAGCTGCTTGAAGCAGAGCTGCATAAACATGGCTTTAAACTAAGTGATGCAGAACTGTGTGTAAAGCGTTTCAATGTTAAAAATCTCGAAGATTTGCTAGCTGCTGTTGGCGCGGGTGATGTAAAGCTGAGCCAATTAATTCATCATTTGCAGGCTACGCTTAATAAGCCAACTGCAGAAGAAGAAGATCGCCAAGCATTAGAAACCATTGCCAAAAAGGCAGAGCATCACGGCCAAAAGAAAAAGCGGGCTAAAGATTCCATCGTGGTAGATGGCGTTGGCAACTTGATGACTCATATCGCTAAATGTTGCCAGCCTATTCCGGGTGACAGTATTAAAGGCTTTATTACCCAAGGGCGTGGTATTTCTATTCATAGTCACGACTGTGAACAGCTAGCTGAGTTAGTGAGTCGCACACCAGAGCGAGTGATTGACGCTGTATGGGGCGACAATACTGCCAGCAGTTATAGTTTAACTATTCGCATTATTGCCAATGATAGAAGCGGTTTATTACGAGATGTCACCACTGTGTTGGCTAACGACAAAGTGAATGTAATGGGTATGCAAAGCCACTCAGATGTAAAAAGCCAAACCGCGACCATTGATATGGAAATAGAGATTTATAACTTGGAAACCTTATCGCGGGTATTAGCCAAAATAAATCAGCTTAACCATATTATCGAAGCGCGCCGTTTACGCTAA
- the recO gene encoding DNA repair protein RecO, with product MPEQALTPAFVIHTRPYRETSLLVQLFTLEYGKVSAVARGARAKRSKWRGILQPGVPLLVELSGKGSLLNFKQVEASNLALPLFGQYLFSTLYLNELLYYLLEENTAYPALYHHYQDSLMALAKQQPLEACLREFELLLVAELGFALTEPEEFVQGQHYQYHLGEGFVSSISRYSNVEFSYQEVLMLLAFDPQQAQHLLCAKRFCRIVIAQLLNGRELTSRKLFSQIKTTNRAFN from the coding sequence TTGCCTGAACAGGCACTCACACCGGCGTTTGTTATTCATACGCGGCCATATCGAGAAACCAGTTTATTAGTACAACTGTTTACCCTCGAATATGGCAAAGTGAGTGCTGTGGCTCGCGGGGCTAGAGCTAAACGCTCTAAGTGGCGAGGCATATTGCAACCCGGTGTGCCGCTATTAGTTGAGCTTAGTGGTAAAGGCAGTTTACTTAACTTTAAACAGGTTGAAGCCAGTAACTTAGCGCTGCCTTTGTTTGGTCAATATCTTTTTAGCACTCTGTACCTTAATGAGTTGCTTTATTACTTGTTGGAAGAAAATACCGCTTATCCAGCTTTGTATCACCATTATCAAGACAGCTTAATGGCCTTGGCCAAACAACAGCCATTAGAGGCGTGCTTACGAGAATTTGAATTGCTGTTAGTAGCAGAACTCGGTTTTGCCTTAACTGAGCCAGAAGAATTTGTGCAAGGGCAACATTATCAATACCACTTGGGTGAAGGTTTTGTGTCGAGTATCAGCCGCTATTCTAATGTGGAATTTAGCTATCAAGAAGTACTAATGTTATTAGCTTTTGACCCGCAGCAAGCACAACATCTATTATGTGCAAAACGATTTTGTCGAATTGTGATTGCTCAGCTGCTGAATGGCAGAGAATTGACCAGTCGCAAATTGTTCAGCCAAATTAAAACTACCAATAGAGCCTTTAATTAA
- the barA gene encoding two-component sensor histidine kinase BarA: MTKYGLRARVYILTIIPTLFVGILLASYFTFNRNQQLDNFVIEQGVNVIEPLAIASEVGLSRYNREKVKSLISVTHRKMSPLIKSIAVYDKHNQLFVTSNYHRNIRLLQSDPELPLPQSTQVEIYPNRIILRAPIWAEAEGSFAAFSNGKPELLGYISMQYNKDRALLLQFRDTTVALFIVLFGVLISVLFAFQLSKQVTQPITNMVNIVDRIRQGRLDARVDGSYTGELGLLKHGINSMAKSLAEYHEEMHQSIDQATSDLRETLEQIEIQNIELDIAKKEAQQGAKAKSEFLANMSHELRTPLNGVIGFARQLLKTQLNSNQADYLLTIEKSANNLLAIINDILDFSKLEAGKLKLERIEFNFRDTINDVVTLLAPSAQDKNLELNLLIDPEVPEGLRGDPLRLQQVFTNLLGNAIKFTHQGEITVAISLVKQQGQQVVLNASVKDTGIGISKEQQSQLFQAFKQADTSINREYGGTGLGLVITQKLVQHMGGDIKLSSEPEQGAVFSFDIHLELANMVLGAPLPLTALSQLSVLMYEPHLVSQSVVIGLAQQWQLPLKTATDEAQWQSLIKDFSGTVIIGHSNWQTLSPLEKKISDALERNSEVIVLINSNDPDIHQQVIEAGAKHCLSKPINHRKLAHALVDEKIVASATITPMAKVSRSKLVLKVLAVDDNAANLKLISAMLHELVTQVDTCTNGLEAITKAEEESYDLILMDIQMPILDGISATEKIRQDSKNEQTPIIAVTAHALAGEKELLLGQGVDDYLAKPIDESSLEKLIHRWQPNAKLLSRENLAATLEQPKLIEFESASLSWQLAMQRANNNQALAIDMFVMLQDSFVEIEEAIEQILNQQINADEFVLLVHRFRGGCAYSGCKRLESLSTTIEDSLRQHGDVAQVEPELLELSDEIEKVKQAAKQLNQQLS; the protein is encoded by the coding sequence ATGACCAAGTATGGCTTACGCGCCCGCGTATATATTCTCACCATTATACCTACTCTTTTTGTTGGTATCTTGTTAGCGAGTTATTTCACCTTTAACCGCAACCAGCAATTAGATAACTTTGTTATTGAACAGGGTGTGAATGTTATTGAGCCTCTCGCCATTGCCAGCGAAGTAGGCCTAAGCCGCTATAATCGCGAAAAAGTTAAATCACTAATTAGTGTTACTCACCGCAAAATGTCTCCGCTGATCAAAAGCATAGCGGTGTATGACAAACACAACCAACTTTTTGTAACCAGCAACTACCATCGCAATATTCGCTTGCTACAAAGTGACCCAGAACTACCGCTGCCACAATCAACTCAGGTAGAAATTTACCCTAACCGAATTATTTTGCGAGCCCCCATCTGGGCGGAAGCAGAAGGCAGCTTTGCCGCCTTTAGTAACGGTAAGCCTGAACTGCTTGGCTACATATCAATGCAGTACAACAAAGATCGCGCCTTATTATTGCAATTTAGAGATACCACGGTAGCACTGTTTATCGTGTTATTTGGCGTACTGATTAGTGTGTTATTCGCCTTCCAATTAAGTAAGCAAGTGACCCAACCGATTACTAACATGGTGAATATTGTTGACCGGATCCGCCAAGGGCGCTTAGATGCGCGTGTTGATGGCAGCTACACCGGTGAGTTAGGTTTGCTAAAACACGGTATTAACTCAATGGCCAAATCGCTGGCCGAATACCATGAAGAAATGCACCAAAGCATTGACCAGGCAACCAGTGATTTGCGTGAAACGCTTGAACAGATTGAGATCCAAAACATTGAGTTAGATATTGCTAAGAAAGAAGCCCAACAAGGCGCTAAAGCTAAATCTGAATTCTTAGCCAATATGAGCCATGAGTTACGAACACCGTTAAATGGTGTAATTGGTTTTGCCCGTCAGCTATTGAAGACCCAGTTAAACAGCAATCAAGCGGACTACTTACTAACTATTGAAAAGTCAGCTAATAACCTACTTGCCATCATTAATGACATTCTTGATTTCTCTAAATTGGAAGCTGGCAAACTCAAACTAGAACGCATTGAGTTTAACTTTCGCGATACCATTAACGATGTAGTCACCCTGCTCGCTCCTAGCGCCCAAGACAAGAATCTAGAGCTTAACTTGCTCATAGATCCTGAGGTGCCAGAAGGCTTGCGTGGCGACCCACTGCGCTTGCAACAGGTGTTTACTAACCTATTGGGCAATGCGATTAAATTCACTCACCAAGGTGAAATAACGGTTGCGATTAGCTTAGTTAAACAGCAAGGTCAGCAAGTGGTGCTGAATGCGTCAGTAAAAGATACCGGCATCGGTATTTCTAAAGAACAGCAATCACAATTATTCCAAGCCTTTAAACAAGCTGATACCAGTATTAACCGCGAATACGGCGGCACTGGCCTAGGGCTAGTGATTACTCAAAAGCTGGTTCAACACATGGGTGGCGATATCAAACTTAGCTCAGAGCCTGAGCAAGGCGCAGTGTTTAGCTTCGATATTCACCTAGAGTTGGCCAACATGGTATTGGGGGCTCCGCTCCCATTAACTGCCCTTAGCCAGCTGTCAGTATTAATGTATGAACCGCATCTAGTAAGCCAATCGGTTGTCATCGGATTAGCTCAACAATGGCAATTACCCTTGAAAACCGCGACCGACGAAGCGCAGTGGCAGTCACTGATCAAAGACTTCTCAGGCACCGTCATTATTGGTCATAGCAACTGGCAAACTCTGAGCCCACTAGAGAAGAAAATAAGTGATGCTTTAGAACGTAACTCGGAAGTGATTGTTTTAATTAACTCAAACGACCCAGATATTCACCAACAAGTCATCGAAGCAGGTGCCAAACACTGCCTTAGCAAACCGATTAATCATCGCAAACTTGCTCACGCATTGGTGGATGAAAAAATAGTAGCTAGTGCAACGATTACGCCAATGGCTAAAGTGTCCCGTTCAAAGCTCGTGCTTAAAGTATTAGCTGTGGACGATAACGCAGCCAACTTAAAACTGATTTCTGCCATGTTGCACGAGCTAGTCACCCAAGTTGATACCTGTACTAACGGCTTAGAAGCTATCACTAAAGCCGAAGAAGAGAGTTACGACCTGATCTTAATGGATATCCAAATGCCGATTTTGGATGGTATCAGTGCTACCGAAAAAATTCGCCAAGACAGTAAAAATGAGCAAACCCCTATTATCGCGGTTACCGCTCATGCTCTAGCTGGCGAGAAAGAGCTGTTGTTGGGCCAAGGCGTTGATGACTACTTAGCCAAGCCTATTGATGAGTCTTCACTAGAAAAGCTGATTCATCGCTGGCAGCCCAACGCCAAACTATTGAGTAGAGAAAATCTAGCCGCAACCTTAGAGCAACCTAAGTTAATTGAATTTGAAAGTGCTAGCTTGTCCTGGCAACTGGCCATGCAACGCGCCAATAATAATCAAGCCTTAGCCATAGATATGTTTGTCATGTTGCAGGACAGCTTTGTTGAGATAGAAGAAGCAATTGAGCAGATATTGAATCAGCAAATAAACGCCGATGAATTTGTACTGTTGGTTCATCGCTTCAGGGGAGGTTGTGCATACAGCGGCTGTAAGCGTTTAGAGTCACTATCAACCACCATTGAAGATAGCCTACGCCAACACGGTGATGTTGCCCAGGTGGAGCCAGAGTTATTGGAATTAAGTGATGAAATCGAAAAGGTCAAACAGGCTGCCAAGCAGTTAAATCAGCAGCTAAGCTAA
- the rnc gene encoding ribonuclease III yields the protein MISSNPERLQRAIGYTFKDDSLLHLALTHRSAGGVHNERLEFLGDAVLSWVIADELYHRFPNVSEGDLSPMRSTLVKGKTLAELARSFELGEYIKLGPGELKSGGFRRESILADAVEAIIGAVYLDSGNDSAKELLLRWYKDRLNTIEPGLSQKDPKTRLQEILQSRKQALPDYQVVEIKGEAHNQQFTVSCVVEGLDKPVIGISTSRRKAEQVAAELVLERLV from the coding sequence ATGATTAGCTCAAACCCAGAACGCTTACAGCGTGCCATAGGGTATACATTTAAAGACGACAGTTTATTGCACCTAGCGCTTACTCACCGCAGTGCCGGTGGTGTGCACAATGAGCGTCTAGAGTTTTTGGGTGATGCAGTGCTTAGTTGGGTAATTGCCGACGAATTGTATCACCGCTTTCCTAATGTATCGGAAGGCGATTTAAGCCCGATGCGCTCAACTTTAGTAAAAGGTAAAACCCTGGCTGAATTAGCCCGCAGTTTTGAATTAGGCGAGTACATCAAGCTTGGACCAGGTGAATTGAAAAGCGGTGGTTTTCGCCGAGAGTCAATTTTGGCCGATGCCGTAGAAGCAATTATTGGCGCGGTGTATTTAGATAGCGGTAACGATAGCGCAAAAGAATTGTTATTGCGTTGGTATAAAGATCGCCTAAACACTATCGAGCCGGGCCTTAGCCAAAAAGATCCTAAAACTAGATTGCAGGAAATACTGCAATCTAGAAAGCAAGCTTTACCAGACTATCAAGTCGTTGAAATTAAAGGCGAAGCACATAATCAGCAATTCACCGTAAGCTGCGTAGTAGAAGGCTTAGATAAGCCAGTTATTGGTATTAGCACTAGCCGTCGTAAGGCCGAGCAAGTGGCGGCTGAATTGGTCTTGGAGCGTTTAGTATGA
- the era gene encoding GTPase Era, giving the protein MNYDTRCGFVAIVGRPNVGKSTLLNSILGQKVSITSKKPQTTRHRILGIDTDDIYQTIFVDTPGLHIEEQRAINRLMNRAATSSLGDVSMVIFVVEGTKWNPDDELVLGKLRHLKVPVVLAINKVDNVQEKEELFPHMKMMQEKFDFSHILPISAKQGKNVEQLREWAQQTLPENVHFFPEDYITDRSSRFMAAEIVREKLMRFTGQELPYSTTVEIEQFKMQENGVYQINALILVERPSQKRMIIGNKGEKLKTIGREARLDMERLFDNKVFLEMWVKVKSGWADDERALRSLGYGDE; this is encoded by the coding sequence ATGAACTATGATACACGGTGTGGCTTTGTCGCCATTGTTGGTCGCCCAAATGTGGGTAAGTCAACCCTACTAAATTCCATTTTAGGCCAAAAGGTAAGCATTACCTCTAAAAAGCCTCAAACTACGCGCCACCGTATTTTGGGCATCGATACCGATGATATTTATCAAACTATCTTTGTGGATACGCCGGGTTTGCACATTGAAGAGCAACGGGCAATTAACCGCCTAATGAACCGAGCGGCTACCAGTTCGCTGGGTGATGTTTCGATGGTGATCTTTGTGGTTGAAGGCACCAAGTGGAATCCTGACGATGAGTTAGTCTTAGGTAAATTACGTCACTTGAAAGTGCCAGTGGTATTGGCCATTAATAAAGTGGATAACGTGCAAGAAAAAGAAGAACTGTTCCCGCATATGAAAATGATGCAGGAGAAATTCGATTTTTCTCATATTTTGCCTATTTCTGCCAAGCAGGGTAAAAACGTTGAACAATTGCGTGAGTGGGCTCAACAAACCTTGCCAGAGAACGTGCACTTTTTCCCTGAAGATTACATTACCGACCGCTCATCACGCTTTATGGCGGCAGAAATTGTGCGCGAAAAGCTGATGCGATTTACTGGCCAAGAACTGCCATATTCTACCACCGTAGAAATTGAGCAGTTTAAAATGCAGGAAAATGGTGTTTATCAAATTAACGCACTTATTTTGGTAGAGCGTCCTAGCCAAAAACGCATGATCATTGGCAACAAAGGCGAGAAGCTAAAAACCATTGGTAGAGAAGCCCGTCTAGATATGGAACGTTTGTTTGATAACAAAGTGTTCTTGGAGATGTGGGTGAAAGTTAAATCCGGTTGGGCTGACGACGAACGCGCCTTGCGTAGTCTTGGTTACGGAGACGAATAA